A section of the Myxococcus virescens genome encodes:
- a CDS encoding TadE/TadG family type IV pilus assembly protein yields the protein MVEARMIHRGTPRTRRQSGQAAVEAALTLPLVVFLVLGTLQLFMMLQARILAQVAAYRAVRAGSINHGNCLPMMHAALVTMLPTVARTDSSATLAAAFSPRRHNQFRVRNSYGRDFNEPLIEIVRESPDAGWAQELTGGEDLLFDQPTDNAAALRARTLEIRMVAWYYMRVPFANWVMSRMLLAHFRLRRYTAANPLMPVQRRSAWWGETSATLGRDGWPGGDLGTRMVRWSDQGHFVFPIQVNAAMRMMTPVMSEYFMGGPACNLHGS from the coding sequence ATGGTGGAGGCTCGTATGATCCACCGAGGCACCCCACGCACACGACGTCAGTCGGGACAGGCCGCGGTGGAAGCGGCGCTGACCCTTCCGCTGGTGGTGTTCCTTGTCCTGGGGACACTGCAGCTCTTCATGATGCTCCAGGCCCGCATCCTGGCGCAGGTGGCGGCATACCGGGCGGTGCGCGCGGGCAGCATCAACCACGGCAACTGCCTGCCGATGATGCACGCGGCGCTGGTGACCATGCTGCCCACGGTGGCGCGCACGGACAGCTCGGCAACCCTGGCGGCGGCCTTTTCCCCCCGCCGTCACAACCAATTCCGGGTGCGCAACTCCTACGGGCGCGACTTCAACGAGCCGTTGATTGAAATCGTCCGGGAGTCACCGGATGCCGGCTGGGCGCAGGAGCTGACGGGGGGCGAGGACCTGCTCTTTGATCAGCCCACGGACAACGCGGCGGCGCTGCGGGCCCGCACGTTGGAGATACGCATGGTGGCCTGGTACTACATGCGCGTCCCCTTCGCGAACTGGGTGATGAGCCGCATGCTGCTGGCCCACTTCCGGCTCCGGCGCTACACGGCGGCCAACCCGCTGATGCCAGTGCAGCGCCGCTCCGCGTGGTGGGGCGAGACGAGCGCCACGCTGGGGCGCGACGGCTGGCCCGGCGGTGATTTGGGCACGCGCATGGTGCGCTGGAGCGACCAGGGACACTTCGTGTTCCCCATCCAGGTCAACGCGGCCATGCGAATGATGACGCCCGTCATGTCCGAGTACTTCATGGGAGGTCCCGCGTGCAATCTCCACGGCTCGTGA